One genomic window of Solanum stenotomum isolate F172 chromosome 9, ASM1918654v1, whole genome shotgun sequence includes the following:
- the LOC125876316 gene encoding auxin-responsive protein SAUR77, producing MDCIVLPVAILTRRCSSRLLGYRPLVEDGYDDSSYPITVMVGKEKREFLVESFVLEESPFRSLIEMVRKEDRGKVKENRGKKVIYVDVDAILFEHMLWLMQNDCSSLFQLNLKEIIDFYAQDI from the coding sequence ATGGATTGCATAGTTTTGCCGGTAGCAATCTTGACAAGGCGATGCTCGAGCCGATTATTAGGGTATAGGCCACTAGTGGAAGATGGTTATGATGATTCAAGTTATCCGATAACTGTGATGGTGGGAAAGGAAAAAAGGGAATTCTTGGTGGAGTCATTTGTGTTGGAAGAAAGTCCATTTAGAAGTTTGATTGAAATGGTGAGAAAAGAAGATAGaggaaaagtaaaagaaaatagaggGAAAAAAGTGATTTATGTGGATGTTGATGCTATATTATTTGAACACATGTTGTGGTTGATGCAAAATGATTGCTCTTCTTTGTTTCAACTAAATCTCAAGGAGATCATTGATTTCTATGCTCAAGATATATAG